The Solibacillus sp. FSL R7-0682 genome includes a window with the following:
- a CDS encoding DUF2812 domain-containing protein has product MRKFKLFFDETKEEQWVNDMSQQGWHLKNHRIFLYIFEKGEPGQYVYRCDMLEGFGYSKVAKDYIDFVEGTGAELVYKKLHWVYFRQHRNVGPFELYSDTSSKLMLINRVLMLYIALALIGLLLAIINGGASLYGEVLHLNDFFAGVGTGIFAVMLIPITMLLIRRRNLKKKMALYEV; this is encoded by the coding sequence ATGAGAAAGTTCAAATTGTTTTTTGATGAAACGAAGGAAGAACAGTGGGTTAACGACATGTCACAGCAAGGTTGGCATTTAAAGAATCATCGTATTTTTTTGTACATATTTGAAAAAGGTGAGCCTGGGCAATACGTTTACCGATGTGATATGTTAGAAGGATTTGGCTACAGTAAAGTAGCGAAAGACTATATTGACTTCGTCGAAGGAACTGGCGCAGAGCTTGTGTACAAAAAACTTCACTGGGTTTATTTTCGTCAACATCGTAATGTAGGTCCATTTGAGCTTTATTCAGATACTTCTTCAAAACTTATGCTCATAAATCGCGTACTAATGTTATACATTGCTTTAGCACTTATCGGTTTATTGTTAGCGATTATTAATGGCGGTGCAAGTCTATACGGGGAAGTGCTTCATCTGAATGATTTTTTTGCGGGAGTCGGAACGGGTATTTTTGCTGTCATGCTTATTCCTATTACAATGCTCCTCATTCGAAGACGTAATTTGAAAAAGAAAATGGCACTATATGAAGTGTAG
- a CDS encoding stalk domain-containing protein, giving the protein MKKKIVAPMALSALLLGAVSVGAEQPVTSETSQEADQLTAFMQTSGKITNIEERGGNKFYSSDSKDNPFQFSLGNETLVFDKKGNAVELKKGDTVTLYIHANQPMILIYPPQYSPAVIIVGEEDEPNFVKVAAFTKDFVSEDNNLKLNLDEKSVIVNAKGEKQSKEEITKQNAIVFYGASTFSIPAQTSPDKVIVFPKYEDQPVVTEPSEPSKPSEPEPSVPEPSVPSEDATLKVDRLVGKDYLMVGNTKMVPLRKVAEGLDYTVQATLKGATISKGAVSYTINRGEKTYGYNKSLRQFNVAPTLLQYGVTYVQYDFAIELAK; this is encoded by the coding sequence ATGAAAAAGAAAATCGTTGCACCAATGGCATTATCAGCATTATTACTTGGAGCGGTATCAGTAGGAGCAGAGCAACCAGTCACTTCGGAAACATCGCAGGAGGCAGACCAATTAACAGCTTTCATGCAAACAAGCGGTAAAATTACGAACATTGAAGAGCGTGGAGGAAATAAGTTTTACAGTAGCGATAGTAAAGACAATCCATTCCAATTCTCTTTAGGAAATGAAACCCTAGTCTTTGATAAAAAGGGCAATGCAGTTGAACTAAAAAAAGGCGATACGGTTACGCTTTATATCCATGCGAATCAGCCAATGATCTTAATTTATCCACCACAATATAGTCCTGCGGTTATTATCGTAGGGGAAGAAGATGAGCCAAACTTTGTAAAGGTTGCTGCATTTACAAAAGATTTCGTTAGTGAAGACAATAACTTAAAACTAAATCTTGATGAAAAAAGCGTAATCGTAAATGCGAAAGGTGAAAAGCAATCAAAAGAGGAAATTACAAAGCAAAATGCGATTGTATTTTACGGTGCATCGACATTTAGTATTCCTGCTCAAACTTCACCGGACAAAGTTATAGTTTTTCCAAAATATGAAGATCAGCCTGTAGTTACTGAACCATCAGAACCATCAAAACCATCGGAGCCAGAACCATCAGTGCCAGAACCATCAGTGCCATCAGAAGACGCAACGCTTAAAGTTGATCGATTAGTTGGAAAAGATTATTTAATGGTAGGAAATACGAAGATGGTACCATTACGAAAAGTTGCAGAAGGTTTAGATTACACGGTACAAGCTACATTAAAAGGTGCCACTATTTCAAAAGGGGCAGTATCTTACACGATAAATCGCGGGGAAAAAACATATGGCTATAATAAGTCATTACGTCAATTTAACGTTGCACCAACATTGCTACAATATGGGGTAACATATGTACAATATGATTTTGCTATTGAATTAGCGAAATAA
- a CDS encoding sigma-70 family RNA polymerase sigma factor — translation MDTYELTQIMQEHGDYLVKLSYIYVKNWSMAEEIVQDVFVKFYETHGQYEQRATLKTYLAKMTINKSYDYLRSVKGRMKMLRQMWNTAELSRPSVEQETLIMLTKNQIANEVFKLPLKYREAVVLYYYDEMTSREIAELLVVSENTIKTRLRRARELLKPKLIDFQSEVTVDD, via the coding sequence GTGGATACATATGAGCTAACCCAAATCATGCAAGAACATGGCGATTATTTAGTAAAGCTTTCTTATATTTATGTGAAAAATTGGAGTATGGCAGAGGAGATTGTACAAGATGTTTTTGTGAAATTTTATGAAACGCATGGGCAATATGAACAGCGTGCAACATTAAAAACATATTTAGCAAAGATGACTATTAATAAAAGCTACGATTATTTGAGAAGCGTAAAAGGACGAATGAAAATGTTACGTCAAATGTGGAACACAGCTGAGCTATCTCGTCCATCAGTTGAGCAGGAAACATTAATCATGCTAACAAAAAATCAAATTGCCAATGAAGTCTTTAAGTTACCGCTCAAATATCGTGAAGCGGTTGTACTATATTATTATGATGAAATGACAAGTAGGGAGATCGCTGAACTGTTGGTTGTATCAGAAAATACTATAAAAACCCGTTTGAGGCGGGCGCGTGAATTGTTGAAGCCGAAGCTTATAGATTTTCAAAGTGAGGTGACAGTAGATGACTAA
- a CDS encoding DUF2785 domain-containing protein, protein MDYTKILQDLITNNELLLNETEVQSLVEFMLENIGNPDPYIRDTLIYRGFCKLILDDRLQQNQIVHILKVCLDEQHLTLNIHTKVSNDSVFTRSFSALVVALIVYKDAQKREIEETLAQNMIKQSLHYLNLEFDYRGNVKEKGWAHSVAHGADLLTQAVLHPLFDELCTKENGLKTIEHCLSTEYAFIDEEDERLLNVIDALIKRGLTEETLSKWVHHLAQTPIQDEQLKYRVSWNKKRFMLTLYMYLVKRKAFPNCREMIEQNIIFE, encoded by the coding sequence ATGGACTATACAAAAATACTACAAGATTTAATAACGAATAATGAACTGCTATTAAATGAAACTGAAGTACAAAGCTTAGTTGAATTTATGCTTGAAAATATCGGGAATCCTGATCCTTATATTAGAGATACACTCATTTATAGGGGCTTTTGCAAATTGATTTTAGATGATCGATTGCAACAAAATCAAATTGTTCATATTTTAAAAGTTTGTTTGGATGAGCAGCATCTTACATTAAATATTCATACAAAAGTATCGAATGATTCAGTTTTTACTAGATCCTTTTCGGCATTAGTAGTTGCACTCATTGTTTATAAGGATGCTCAAAAACGTGAAATCGAAGAGACGTTGGCACAAAATATGATTAAGCAATCGCTTCATTATTTAAATTTAGAATTTGACTATCGCGGCAATGTGAAGGAGAAAGGATGGGCACATAGTGTGGCACACGGTGCGGATTTATTGACACAGGCCGTATTACATCCGTTATTTGACGAGCTTTGCACAAAAGAAAATGGTTTAAAAACGATTGAACACTGTTTATCGACTGAATATGCCTTTATCGATGAAGAGGATGAACGATTATTGAATGTGATTGATGCTTTAATCAAAAGAGGGTTAACGGAGGAAACGTTAAGTAAATGGGTGCACCATCTTGCACAAACACCTATTCAGGATGAACAGCTAAAATATCGAGTAAGCTGGAATAAGAAACGATTTATGTTGACTTTGTATATGTATTTAGTAAAAAGAAAGGCATTTCCTAATTGTAGGGAAATGATCGAACAAAATATCATTTTTGAATAA
- a CDS encoding EamA family transporter, which translates to MKNKRMLGFLLVVSGCFFWGIGGTVAQQLFAKGIEVSWLVSTRLLIAGTLLLITQAIFKDRNQILEIWQQKYTALRLVIFALVGMLAVQYTYMASIKEGNAAVATLLQYLAPVMIIVWVAFRGQSKFTKKDAVTIVLALLGSFFLLTNGSLSAFAVPMPAIVWGLLSGASLAFYTLYAIPLLKQFDSLVVVGWGMVLAGTAMSFVQPPWDVDVSLLKGSTLVYLVIVIIFGTMLAFWFYIESLQSLTAKETSLLGNIEPLTAVIATVVWLKEPFGTFQWTGASLILIMMIYIALKAEKKGGNV; encoded by the coding sequence ATGAAAAATAAAAGAATGTTAGGCTTTTTATTAGTAGTTTCGGGTTGTTTTTTCTGGGGAATTGGGGGTACAGTTGCACAACAGTTATTTGCAAAAGGGATTGAAGTAAGCTGGCTTGTGTCGACACGTCTACTGATTGCGGGAACGCTTTTACTTATTACCCAGGCAATCTTTAAAGACCGAAACCAAATACTTGAAATATGGCAGCAAAAATATACTGCGCTCCGTCTCGTAATTTTTGCTCTAGTCGGGATGCTTGCTGTGCAATATACATACATGGCGTCGATTAAAGAAGGGAATGCCGCGGTTGCCACATTACTACAATATTTAGCCCCGGTAATGATTATCGTATGGGTAGCATTTCGAGGGCAATCAAAGTTTACAAAAAAAGATGCGGTTACGATTGTACTTGCCCTACTCGGTAGCTTCTTTTTATTAACAAATGGTTCACTATCCGCGTTTGCTGTACCAATGCCTGCTATTGTTTGGGGGCTACTATCTGGCGCATCCCTTGCATTTTACACATTATACGCAATTCCTTTATTAAAACAATTTGATTCTCTTGTTGTTGTTGGCTGGGGAATGGTACTCGCAGGTACAGCCATGAGTTTCGTTCAACCACCTTGGGATGTCGATGTAAGTTTACTCAAGGGTTCAACACTCGTTTACTTAGTCATCGTTATTATTTTCGGAACAATGCTGGCCTTTTGGTTTTATATTGAAAGCTTGCAAAGTCTTACTGCAAAAGAAACGAGCTTACTCGGCAATATCGAGCCTTTAACTGCTGTAATTGCCACAGTTGTTTGGCTAAAGGAGCCTTTCGGAACATTCCAGTGGACTGGAGCATCCTTGATTTTAATAATGATGATTTATATTGCTTTAAAAGCGGAAAAAAAGGGAGGCAATGTGTAG
- a CDS encoding N-acetylmuramoyl-L-alanine amidase — protein MKHNLISLVVAFLLVCTLAVKPTSANISFVDVATTNYAYDEIQYLIDLGAINGYLENGKRYFKPNLSVTRGHAAKMAVISSGNKPLNVTTSSFSDVKAGTEISSYIERAVQLGFFQAKSGKFNPNEPLTREEMSYVLTKAFNLNPDEYKNLDLPFSDISSSNTYASYIKAIYYNGITNGSTDGKYMAKSPVTRAQFAIFIARAKSDKYRLDIPLPYEKVDTTQVIGLVAVTTDGLNIRTGPSTNHSILGKVNTGGKLSVYAVEGNWLKVSYQGEFGYISKSYAKFLEQDGNSIGAVITTATANETLNLYYKPTSSSKKIGLINSGAKLPVYKEVEGYYLTIVDGLPGYVVKANTTVQTPPTPPVPEKPDPEQPVITSTIGKVTVSSLNIREAANTTSKTLKTLSKGTIVSVHSISGFWAKVTSDGVTGYVHKSYLKLMNQSGSSVKNRIIIIDPGHGGKDPGAVNSGSSEKAIVLKVSNLVKQKLVAAGAKVYMTRTGDTYPELSERVAYTKANYGEVFVSIHVNSATSSSAQGTETYYNISTGDMYEEDKKLATYINNEIVTNANMKNRGVKEGPFYVIRNMIIPSVLVELGFISNSEDRAKLINDKYVEIFAQSIYNGIVDYYGK, from the coding sequence ATGAAACATAATTTGATTTCATTGGTAGTTGCATTTTTACTTGTGTGTACACTAGCTGTTAAACCAACATCAGCTAACATATCATTTGTAGATGTTGCGACAACCAATTATGCTTATGATGAAATTCAGTATTTAATAGACTTAGGAGCAATAAATGGTTACCTCGAAAATGGTAAACGTTATTTTAAGCCAAACTTGAGTGTAACGCGTGGACATGCTGCAAAAATGGCTGTTATTTCATCAGGAAACAAACCGTTAAATGTCACAACATCATCATTTAGTGATGTCAAAGCTGGAACGGAAATTTCATCTTATATTGAGCGTGCCGTTCAATTAGGTTTTTTCCAAGCGAAATCGGGGAAGTTTAACCCGAATGAACCTTTAACGCGTGAGGAAATGAGTTATGTTTTAACGAAGGCATTTAACTTAAATCCTGACGAGTACAAAAACTTGGACTTGCCATTTAGTGATATTAGTTCTTCTAATACATATGCGTCTTACATTAAAGCAATCTACTATAATGGGATTACAAACGGTAGTACAGATGGAAAATATATGGCGAAGAGCCCAGTGACGCGTGCACAATTCGCAATTTTTATAGCACGTGCAAAGAGTGATAAATATCGTTTAGATATTCCACTTCCTTATGAAAAAGTAGATACAACTCAAGTAATTGGGTTAGTTGCTGTGACGACGGATGGTTTAAATATTCGTACAGGCCCATCTACAAATCATTCAATTTTAGGGAAAGTGAATACAGGTGGAAAACTATCTGTATACGCAGTCGAAGGAAATTGGTTAAAGGTTTCTTATCAAGGGGAATTTGGATATATTAGTAAATCGTACGCAAAATTTTTAGAGCAAGATGGAAATTCAATTGGAGCAGTTATCACAACAGCAACTGCAAATGAAACATTAAACTTGTATTATAAACCTACATCTTCCTCAAAAAAGATTGGGTTAATCAATTCAGGTGCAAAGCTTCCTGTTTATAAAGAAGTGGAAGGCTATTATTTAACGATTGTGGACGGCTTACCAGGTTATGTTGTAAAAGCAAATACAACTGTACAAACGCCTCCAACACCACCAGTACCAGAGAAACCAGATCCAGAACAACCAGTTATTACTAGTACAATTGGTAAAGTAACGGTATCTAGTCTAAATATACGAGAAGCGGCGAATACGACTTCGAAAACATTAAAAACGTTATCGAAAGGGACGATCGTTTCGGTACATTCGATTTCAGGATTTTGGGCAAAGGTAACATCAGATGGTGTTACAGGCTACGTGCATAAATCTTACTTAAAACTAATGAATCAATCAGGTAGCTCAGTTAAAAATCGTATTATCATTATCGACCCAGGTCATGGTGGTAAAGATCCAGGTGCTGTGAATTCTGGTAGTTCAGAAAAGGCAATCGTTTTAAAAGTTTCTAACCTAGTGAAGCAAAAGCTTGTAGCAGCTGGCGCGAAAGTGTATATGACACGTACAGGGGATACATATCCAGAATTATCGGAGCGTGTCGCATATACAAAGGCGAACTACGGAGAAGTTTTCGTAAGTATCCATGTAAATTCAGCGACGTCTTCAAGTGCACAAGGTACTGAAACATACTATAATATTTCAACAGGTGATATGTACGAGGAAGATAAAAAGCTTGCAACGTACATTAACAATGAAATAGTAACAAATGCAAACATGAAAAATCGTGGCGTAAAAGAAGGTCCATTTTACGTTATCCGAAATATGATTATTCCATCAGTATTAGTAGAGTTAGGGTTTATTTCAAACTCGGAGGACCGTGCAAAATTAATCAACGATAAATACGTTGAAATATTTGCTCAATCTATTTACAACGGGATTGTAGATTACTACGGGAAATAA
- a CDS encoding PadR family transcriptional regulator yields MHQPLTEGIYYILLALYEPRHGYGIMQVVEEWSDGRVKLGAGTTYGALKNLQEKKFIETLEGEGRKKEYVITELGKEIVEIEVQRLQELHDNGRKIISRSGGLLE; encoded by the coding sequence ATGCATCAGCCGTTAACGGAAGGCATTTATTACATTTTGCTCGCACTATATGAACCGAGGCACGGCTACGGCATCATGCAAGTAGTAGAAGAATGGAGTGATGGTCGCGTGAAGCTAGGGGCCGGAACGACATACGGTGCACTAAAAAATTTGCAAGAAAAAAAATTTATTGAAACTTTAGAGGGGGAAGGACGTAAAAAAGAGTATGTAATCACCGAGCTAGGGAAGGAAATCGTTGAAATCGAAGTGCAACGCTTACAAGAATTGCATGACAATGGACGGAAAATTATTTCAAGGTCGGGAGGGTTATTAGAATGA
- a CDS encoding S26 family signal peptidase, producing MTKIKQQLKNVLDKRERFTKQNELAVLARIQKEKRTVKIPFILISFVALTILFIALISRPNDPIVTASEASLFNYIEQTTGQGVEVLYKEMGVQEKNDAIVVYQLKNNEQVLTTEYVQFHDNKWQQVHSIDLPIQAPYLWQSTNSVPYLTTGIILNRDVKTVIVGEKEAQLIELNKEWLYYFSFSQQQANRVVVKYSDGNYERLQGEMETESLSIPYASMTSNTQTIITYLSDTMDQGKHDYTAYPIVVDSKINKLQRKDVMLYENVEGQNIISRIIGLPGERLEIQNGTVVINQIPYNDYYGYAKIGGEQVVESYIEKVGNAIENEDAVKALFDYTMPEILLNDNEVLVVPDNWMRGKIEVISLANIKGQVLGYEASTVAKKIWTDKEIQLYNTFKDQYNSEVFRDESPITIARVYLYASFLHDEQTVYRLLTTRENYIVWSEEEHMKPKPEFENQTASKQAVQNASSLLTGEFKMLDDYSGYIDFVVDDEKQGFQMILNESGIWQVAFMPMQ from the coding sequence ATGACTAAAATAAAGCAACAACTGAAAAATGTTTTAGACAAAAGAGAGCGCTTTACAAAACAAAATGAACTGGCCGTGTTAGCTCGTATTCAAAAAGAGAAACGAACTGTTAAAATTCCATTTATTTTGATTAGCTTTGTTGCACTTACAATTCTCTTTATCGCACTCATAAGTCGTCCCAATGATCCAATTGTTACAGCGAGTGAGGCTTCACTTTTTAACTATATAGAGCAAACAACGGGGCAAGGTGTGGAAGTACTTTATAAAGAAATGGGTGTTCAAGAAAAAAATGATGCTATCGTCGTATATCAACTGAAAAATAATGAGCAAGTGCTTACGACAGAGTATGTACAATTTCACGATAATAAATGGCAACAAGTGCATAGTATTGATCTTCCTATACAAGCACCATACTTATGGCAATCTACAAATAGTGTACCGTATTTAACAACGGGAATTATTTTAAACAGAGATGTGAAAACAGTCATAGTAGGAGAAAAGGAAGCGCAATTAATTGAGTTAAATAAAGAATGGCTTTATTACTTTAGCTTTTCACAACAGCAAGCAAACCGTGTTGTTGTGAAGTATAGCGACGGAAATTACGAGCGTCTTCAAGGGGAGATGGAAACAGAGTCATTAAGCATACCTTATGCTTCAATGACATCGAATACACAAACCATTATTACGTATTTATCTGATACGATGGATCAAGGGAAGCACGATTACACCGCATATCCGATCGTAGTAGATTCAAAAATTAATAAGTTACAGCGTAAAGATGTGATGTTGTATGAAAATGTAGAAGGACAAAACATCATTAGTCGCATTATAGGCTTACCAGGAGAACGTTTAGAAATACAAAATGGTACAGTCGTTATCAATCAGATTCCGTATAATGACTATTATGGATATGCAAAAATCGGAGGAGAGCAAGTAGTTGAATCCTACATAGAAAAGGTAGGGAATGCGATTGAAAATGAAGATGCGGTAAAAGCATTATTCGATTATACGATGCCTGAAATTCTTTTAAATGATAATGAAGTATTGGTCGTCCCTGATAACTGGATGCGTGGGAAAATTGAAGTAATTTCATTGGCAAACATAAAAGGTCAGGTGCTTGGCTATGAAGCGAGCACAGTGGCAAAAAAGATTTGGACCGATAAAGAAATTCAGCTCTATAACACGTTTAAAGATCAGTACAATTCAGAAGTCTTTCGTGATGAGTCTCCTATAACCATTGCACGTGTTTATTTATACGCAAGCTTTCTTCATGATGAGCAAACTGTTTATCGGTTGTTAACGACTCGTGAAAACTATATTGTTTGGTCAGAAGAAGAGCATATGAAACCAAAACCGGAGTTTGAAAATCAAACTGCAAGCAAACAGGCAGTCCAAAATGCGAGTTCCTTATTAACCGGAGAATTTAAAATGCTAGATGATTACAGTGGTTATATAGATTTCGTGGTAGATGATGAAAAGCAAGGCTTTCAAATGATTTTAAATGAATCGGGCATTTGGCAAGTCGCATTTATGCCGATGCAGTAA
- a CDS encoding N-acetylmuramoyl-L-alanine amidase, translated as MLTISSGHYGKGTGAKDILDEGQETIYVVEQLRQKLLSSLVKSNIIIDRQSKNQRENLNYIVAQHNATTRELDVSIHFNSSGSRSTSGIGTEVLYVNPQLKPLAEKMSAAIAKASGLKNRGAKLRNNLAFLNGTNKPSILIELCFVNSVEDVRLYEQNKDKIFSAIVSELENYLVPKNNLFSHPALYQKVYALFQDREQVRMQLQQGVEMGAFQRDWLDKFDRGVLTLIDYIALTTLQFKKNNG; from the coding sequence ATGTTGACAATAAGCTCAGGACATTATGGAAAAGGAACCGGTGCAAAGGATATATTGGATGAAGGGCAAGAAACAATCTATGTCGTAGAGCAATTGAGGCAAAAACTTCTATCGAGTTTAGTTAAATCAAATATCATTATTGATCGTCAGTCAAAAAATCAAAGAGAAAATTTAAACTATATTGTAGCACAGCACAATGCAACAACACGTGAATTAGACGTTAGCATTCATTTTAATTCCTCTGGTTCACGTTCAACATCGGGAATTGGTACCGAAGTTTTGTATGTAAATCCTCAACTGAAGCCTTTAGCAGAAAAAATGAGCGCAGCAATCGCCAAAGCAAGTGGATTGAAGAATCGTGGGGCAAAATTAAGAAACAACTTAGCATTTTTAAATGGCACGAACAAACCAAGTATACTTATTGAATTATGCTTTGTGAATTCTGTGGAAGATGTAAGATTATATGAACAAAATAAAGACAAGATCTTTTCAGCCATTGTTTCAGAATTAGAAAATTATTTAGTACCAAAAAATAATTTGTTTAGCCATCCTGCTTTATATCAAAAAGTTTATGCACTTTTTCAAGATAGAGAACAAGTACGAATGCAATTACAGCAAGGGGTAGAGATGGGTGCCTTTCAACGGGACTGGCTCGATAAATTTGATCGAGGAGTATTAACATTAATCGATTATATTGCACTTACTACCCTACAATTCAAAAAAAATAATGGGTAG
- a CDS encoding transglutaminase-like domain-containing protein, whose product MEFICSSNNLDDYLLELDEIDFTNRVIQQKVKQLFANVQSELDKAKIAFEFVRDEIAHTWDIQSPTVTCKASEVLQHTEGICYAKSHLLAALLRAEGIPTGFCYQRLMLFDTPEKGYCIHALNAIYIQSLNKWIRLDARGNKRDINAQFSVTEEKLAFRINRTLSEIDYPMIYDKPHPKIIQVLKEHSDALTMYQFHLPSDL is encoded by the coding sequence ATGGAATTCATTTGTTCTTCCAATAACCTAGATGATTATTTACTCGAGCTAGATGAAATCGATTTTACTAATCGTGTGATTCAACAAAAAGTAAAGCAGTTGTTTGCTAACGTCCAATCAGAACTTGACAAGGCGAAAATTGCCTTTGAATTCGTCCGTGACGAAATTGCCCATACTTGGGATATCCAATCACCTACTGTGACGTGTAAAGCATCTGAAGTGTTGCAACACACAGAAGGCATCTGTTATGCAAAATCTCACTTGCTCGCTGCATTATTACGTGCTGAAGGCATTCCAACCGGATTTTGTTATCAACGTCTCATGCTATTTGATACACCGGAAAAAGGATATTGTATTCACGCCCTAAATGCCATCTATATACAATCTTTAAACAAATGGATCCGTTTAGATGCCCGAGGTAATAAAAGAGATATCAATGCACAATTTTCAGTAACAGAAGAAAAGCTAGCCTTTCGGATAAATCGAACATTAAGTGAAATAGATTATCCGATGATTTATGACAAGCCCCATCCTAAAATTATACAAGTGCTTAAAGAACACTCCGATGCACTTACTATGTATCAATTTCATTTACCTAGTGATTTATAA
- a CDS encoding ABC transporter ATP-binding protein, with protein sequence MVLQLTGVTKRYKDFTAVDHLNFTIEKGEIFGLIGQNGAGKTTTFRMILDLQDTTEGTITWDGQPIKKVNRDILGYLPEERGIFPQMKVEEQLYFFGELRGMNREQLKADIDFWIQRFDLEEKRHVKAETLSKGNQQKVQLIASFIHKPKFLILDEPFSGLDPVNMELLKNAILYLKDQGMTILFSSHQMDNVEELCDHLCLLKRGESLFSGSLLDLKKQYGKTKLTVRTDQSFEELSQYPGVNHVKIERDGQVVLTLEDESYAPALFEIFSNGAYIEKFSLDYLTLHEIFKEKVGAGLV encoded by the coding sequence ATGGTGTTGCAACTAACAGGCGTGACGAAGCGTTATAAAGATTTTACAGCGGTGGATCACTTAAACTTTACGATCGAAAAAGGCGAAATATTTGGTCTAATCGGTCAAAATGGTGCGGGTAAAACGACAACATTCCGCATGATTTTAGATTTGCAGGACACGACAGAAGGAACAATTACGTGGGATGGTCAGCCTATTAAGAAAGTTAACCGTGATATTTTAGGGTATTTACCAGAGGAGCGCGGTATTTTCCCGCAAATGAAAGTCGAGGAGCAGCTATATTTCTTCGGTGAGCTGAGAGGAATGAACCGTGAGCAATTAAAGGCGGACATCGATTTTTGGATTCAACGTTTTGATCTAGAAGAAAAGCGTCACGTCAAGGCAGAAACATTATCAAAAGGGAATCAGCAAAAGGTACAGCTCATTGCGAGTTTTATTCATAAGCCAAAATTTTTAATTTTAGATGAGCCATTCAGTGGACTGGACCCAGTGAATATGGAGCTATTAAAAAATGCGATTTTATATTTAAAGGACCAAGGGATGACGATTTTATTTTCTAGTCATCAAATGGATAATGTGGAGGAGCTTTGTGACCACTTATGCTTATTAAAACGTGGTGAATCATTATTTTCAGGTTCACTGCTTGATTTGAAAAAGCAATATGGTAAAACGAAATTAACAGTGCGCACCGATCAATCTTTTGAGGAGCTTTCGCAATATCCAGGTGTAAATCATGTGAAAATTGAGCGTGATGGGCAAGTTGTCCTGACGTTAGAAGATGAATCTTATGCGCCAGCACTTTTTGAAATCTTCTCAAATGGAGCATATATTGAAAAATTCAGCTTGGATTATTTAACATTGCATGAAATTTTCAAAGAAAAGGTAGGTGCTGGTCTTGTCTAA